Proteins co-encoded in one Nitrospirota bacterium genomic window:
- a CDS encoding ABC transporter permease encodes MKKSFERIKQMVIKEFIQVLRDKRMKAIIFVVPVLQTLVFGFAVTTDVNNIPTAVIDLDNSYESRELVRRFASSGYFTVLATPSSPGAVRELLDRSSVSIALQINRGFSADLKRKIPASIQVLADGTDSNTTMVAVDYAGRIIKKYAQDSADPDAHSPARIDVRQRAWYNPELKSKNYNVPGVIAIVIMLTSLLLTSMAVVREREMGTMEQLMVTPLKPVEMIMGKTIPFALIAFFDMIFITVLGVVIFNIPINGPLWLLPLSTAIYLLSVLGIGLFVSTVAKTQQQALMATFLFFMPAILLSGFMFPIENMPVIFQYLTFANPLRYFLVIIRGIFLKGNGFSILWPQMLSLFMLGAAVFTLSSLRFRKRLG; translated from the coding sequence ATGAAAAAAAGTTTCGAGCGCATAAAACAGATGGTGATCAAAGAGTTCATCCAGGTCCTGCGGGACAAGCGGATGAAGGCGATCATCTTTGTGGTGCCGGTCCTCCAGACGCTGGTATTCGGGTTTGCCGTGACGACCGATGTGAACAATATCCCGACCGCCGTCATCGACCTGGATAATTCATATGAAAGCAGGGAACTCGTAAGACGGTTTGCGTCCTCGGGCTATTTCACCGTTCTGGCCACGCCGTCAAGTCCCGGCGCGGTCCGGGAATTGCTGGACCGGTCATCGGTGTCCATAGCCCTTCAGATCAATCGTGGATTTTCCGCCGATCTGAAGAGGAAAATCCCCGCTTCCATCCAGGTGCTCGCCGACGGCACGGATTCCAACACCACCATGGTTGCCGTGGATTATGCAGGCAGGATCATCAAAAAATATGCTCAGGACAGTGCGGACCCTGACGCACACTCGCCGGCCCGGATCGACGTGCGGCAGAGAGCGTGGTACAATCCCGAGCTGAAGAGCAAGAACTACAACGTGCCGGGCGTCATCGCAATCGTGATCATGCTGACTTCGCTCCTGCTGACGTCCATGGCCGTGGTGCGCGAGCGGGAGATGGGGACCATGGAACAGCTCATGGTTACCCCGCTCAAGCCGGTGGAAATGATAATGGGGAAGACCATCCCGTTTGCCCTGATCGCTTTTTTTGACATGATCTTTATAACGGTCCTCGGAGTGGTGATCTTCAATATTCCCATCAATGGCCCCTTATGGCTTCTTCCCCTGTCAACCGCTATTTATCTTTTGTCCGTGCTCGGCATCGGTCTTTTCGTCTCAACCGTAGCGAAAACGCAGCAGCAGGCGCTCATGGCCACCTTCCTGTTCTTTATGCCCGCGATCCTTTTGTCGGGATTCATGTTCCCCATCGAGAACATGCCGGTCATCTTCCAATACCTTACGTTTGCCAACCCCCTCCGGTATTTCCTCGTCATTATCCGCGGGATATTCCTGAAGGGGAACGGATTCAGCATCCTCTGGCCGCAGATGCTTTCACTGTTCATGCTCGGCGCCGCCGTCTTCACCCTGAGTTCGCTTCGGTTCAGAAAAAGGCTTGGTTAA